One segment of Manihot esculenta cultivar AM560-2 chromosome 4, M.esculenta_v8, whole genome shotgun sequence DNA contains the following:
- the LOC110613855 gene encoding probable inactive chitinase-like protein LaCIC: MRAYAFIVFSFLLISFLLSISAEQCGYQVGGALCPEGQCCSQWGWCGSTVDYCCDGCQSQCNPDDICGSGGGGGGGGGGGGGGEGGEDLSRIISKSLFEEMLIHRNDAACPARGFYTYEAFITAAQAFPTFGTTGDDATRKREIAAFFGQTSHETTGGWPTAPDGPYAWGYCFLEELSPSDYCSPSDKYPCAPGKQYYGRGPIQLTWNYNYGQCGNALGIDLLNNPDLVEKDPVISFKTAIWFWMTPQSPKPSCHDVITGEWSPTPADSAAGRVPGYGLITNIINGGLECGRDPDPRVEDRIGFYKRYCDIFGVDYGDNLDCNSQKPFGNGLVDSM, encoded by the exons ATGAGAGCTTACGCTTTTatagttttttcttttctgttgATATCCTTTTTGCTTAGTATTTCAGCTGAGCAATGTGGATATCAAGTTGGGGGTGCATTATGCCCTGAAGGCCAATGTTGCAGTCAATGGGGCTGGTGTGGTAGCACAGTCGATTATTGTTGTGATGGTTGCCAAAGTCAATGTAACCCTGATGATATATGTGGcagtggtggaggtggaggtggcggTGGAGGAGGAGGCGGTGGAGGAGAAGGCGGTGAAGACCTCAGTAGAATCATCTCAAAATCATTATTTGAAGAGATGCTTATACATAGAAATGATGCTGCTTGTCCTGCTCGCGGATTTTATACATATGAGGCTTTCATTACAGCAGCCCAAGCTTTTCCTACTTTTGGAACCACTGGAGATGATGCTACACGTAAAAGAGAGATTGCTGCATTCTTCGGACAGACATCTCATGAAACTACAG GAGGGTGGCCAACTGCACCGGATGGACCATATGCTTGGGGATATTGCTTTTTGGAGGAATTAAGTCCATCAGACTATTGTTCTCCAAGTGACAAATATCCTTGTGCTCCTGGGAAGCAGTATTATGGCAGAGGTCCCATCCAACTTACATG GAATTACAATTATGGGCAGTGCGGTAATGCCCTAGGCATAGACTTGTTGAACAATCCAGACCTAGTGGAGAAAGATCCAGTCATTTCCTTCAAGACAGCAATCTGGTTCTGGATGACTCCACAATCTCCAAAGCCCTCTTGCCACGACGTCATCACTGGAGAATGGTCACCCACCCCTGCTGATTCGGCGGCAGGAAGAGTTCCAGGTTATGGCTTGATAACAAACATCATCAATGGTGGTCTTGAATGTGGTAGAGACCCTGATCCACGGGTTGAAGATCGGATTGGGTTCTACAAGAGATATTGTGATATATTTGGAGTTGACTATGGTGACAATCTTGACTGCAATAGTCAAAAGCCATTTGGAAATGGGCTGGTAGATTCTATGTAA